From the genome of Streptomyces xanthophaeus:
CGCGCACGATCCGCTCGGTGTCCTTGCGGGCCGCCTTCGGGTCGAGGATGCCCTTCTTGGAGTTGGGCGCCTCGGTGACGTGGCCGAGGATCCGGTTCTCCCAGAGCGGGGACTCCAGCAGCAGGCCGTGGCGGTGGCGGTCCTCGGGGATGTAGCCGATGCCGCCCTCGCGACGCTTGCGCACCGAGGTCTTGGTGATGTCCTCGCCGTCCAGCGTGATCGCGCCCGTGGCGGGGCTGAGCATGCCCATGAGGGCCTCGATGAGCTCCGTCTGGCCGTTGCCCTCGACACCGGCGATGCCGAGGATCTCGCCCTTGTGGATCGTGAGGCTGACGTCGTCGAGCAGCCGCCGGCCGACCAGCGCGCCATCGTGCACGTAGGAGTCCGTCGGCATCACGAAGCGCGCCGAGGTCTCGGGCGCGAGCGCGACGACTCCGGTCTCGAGCACGGTCAGGCCTTCGACCTTCAGCATCGGCGTGGTCGTCACGGTGGACTCGCGGGTCTCCGGCGACGGCAGCTCGGAGCCGACCATCAGCTCGGCGAGCTGCTTGGTGGTGGCGGTCTTCGGGTCGGCGGTGCCGACCGTGGTGCCGCGCCGGATGACGGTGATGTCGTCGGCGACCTTCAGGACCTCGCCCAGCTTGTGCGAGATGAAGATGACGGTCAGGCCTTCGGCCTTGAGCTCGCGCAGGTTGTCGAAGAGTGCGTCCACCTCCTGCGGCACGAGCACTGCGGTCGGCTCGTCGAGGATGAGGATCTTCGCGCCGCGGTAGAGGACCTTGAGGATCTCCACGCGCTGCCGGTCGGCGACACCGAGGTCCTCGACCAGGACGTCGGGGCGTACGCCGAGGCCGTACGCGTCCGAGATCTCCTTGATCTTCTTACGGGCCTTGGCACCGATGCCGTACAGCTTCTCGCCGCCGAGAACCACGTTCTCCAGGACGGTGAGGTTGTCGGCGAGCATGAAGTGCTGGTGCACCATGCCGATGCCGCGGGCGATGGCGTCGCCGGGGGTGCTGAAGGAGACCTGCTCCCCGTCGATGGCGATGGTGCCCTCGTCCGGCTTCTGCATGCCGTAGAGGATCTTCATCAGAGTCGACTTGCCGGCGCCGTTCTCACCGATCAAGGCATGGACCGTGCCCTTGCGGACGGTGATCGCGATGTCCTTGTTGGCGACG
Proteins encoded in this window:
- a CDS encoding ABC transporter ATP-binding protein, producing the protein MNASSPPHAVELHGITKRFPGVVANKDIAITVRKGTVHALIGENGAGKSTLMKILYGMQKPDEGTIAIDGEQVSFSTPGDAIARGIGMVHQHFMLADNLTVLENVVLGGEKLYGIGAKARKKIKEISDAYGLGVRPDVLVEDLGVADRQRVEILKVLYRGAKILILDEPTAVLVPQEVDALFDNLRELKAEGLTVIFISHKLGEVLKVADDITVIRRGTTVGTADPKTATTKQLAELMVGSELPSPETRESTVTTTPMLKVEGLTVLETGVVALAPETSARFVMPTDSYVHDGALVGRRLLDDVSLTIHKGEILGIAGVEGNGQTELIEALMGMLSPATGAITLDGEDITKTSVRKRREGGIGYIPEDRHRHGLLLESPLWENRILGHVTEAPNSKKGILDPKAARKDTERIVREYDVRTPGIDVTAASLSGGNQQKLIVGREMSHNPKFLIAAHPTRGVDVGAQAQIWDAIREARREGLAVLLISADLDELIGLSDTLRVIYRGRLVADADPATVTPEELGTAMTGAASGHLEATDNHSAAADGDTTEDEAR